The Rhodanobacter sp. LX-99 genomic interval CGCGGCACCCTGGCGTGCCGGTGGTGAGCTACGCCAACACCTCGGCCGCGGTGAAGGCGGAGTCCGACGCGATCTGCACCTCGGCGAACGCGGTGCAGGTGGTCGAGTCGATGGGCGCGGGCAAGGTGATCTTCCTGCCCGACGAGTACCTGGGCCGCCACGTCGCCAGCCAGACCGCAGTCGAGCTGGTGCTGTGGCACGGCCGCTGCGAAGTGCACGAGAAGTTCACCGCGCAGCAGGCGCGGCATGCGCGCGAGCAGTTCGACGCGATGCTCGTGGCGCATCCCGAATGCCCGCCCGAGGTACTCGCCGAGGTGGACTTCGTCGGCTCCACCACGGCGATGGGCAAGTGGCTGGAACGCGAGAAGCCGGCGCGCGTCGCGCTGATCACCGAATGTTCGATGGCCGACAACCTGCGCTCGCAGTTTCCGGCGACGCAGTTCATCAAGCCGTGCAACCTGTGCCCGCACATGCAGCGGATCACCTTGCAGAACATCTACGCGTCCTTGCGCGACATGAAGCACGCGGTGGAGGTACCCGCGGACGTCCGTGTGCGTGCGCGTGCCGCGCTGGAGCGCATGCTCGCGATCGGGCGGCGCGAGAGCGTGTGAAGCGCGCGCGCCTGCCCGTCGTGGTGGTGGGTGGCGGCGTGGCTGGCCTGGCCACGGCATTGGCCGCCGCGCCTGCGCCAGTGCGTCTGCTGTGCCGTGCGCACGACGGCAGCGGCAGTGCCAGCGCCCTGGCCCAGGGTGGCATTGCCGCCGCGCTCGATCCTCACGACAGCCCCGCTGCCCACGCCGCCGACACCTTGCTG includes:
- the nadA gene encoding quinolinate synthase NadA — its product is MTASATLPVPVWRDELEHEYAALAERLEPLVPCLEIPLHLPWIDAINKLKKQRGAVIMAHSYQSPEIFHGVADITGDSLGLAQAAAVCDAGLIVVCGVHFMAESAKILAPEKTVLIPDLEAGCSLASSITAADVRALRARHPGVPVVSYANTSAAVKAESDAICTSANAVQVVESMGAGKVIFLPDEYLGRHVASQTAVELVLWHGRCEVHEKFTAQQARHAREQFDAMLVAHPECPPEVLAEVDFVGSTTAMGKWLEREKPARVALITECSMADNLRSQFPATQFIKPCNLCPHMQRITLQNIYASLRDMKHAVEVPADVRVRARAALERMLAIGRRESV